The sequence CATGATTTTGTCTTATATTATATTGACTTCGTATTCCAGTTCAATTCCAAAATTTTCATACACAGCTCTCCTTACCATTTCAGCGAATTCCAGTATCTCCTTACCCGAGGCATTTCCGTAATTCACAATTACCAGCGCCTGGCTCTTGTGAACTCCCACATTGCCCATGCGTTTTCCTTTCATACCGGATTTCTCAATCAACCATGCAGCCGGTATTTTATAAGTTTTTTCGTCGATCTTATGATACGGAATGTCCTTGTATAAAGATTGTAGAGAATCGAGTCTGTTTATGTTCACGGCGGGATTTTTAAAGAAGCTGCCCGCATTCCCCAATTCCGACGGATCCGGTAATTTCGATTTTCTTATGGCAATTACTCCGTTGCGTACGTCTTCGATGTCGATATCATCGATATTTTTTCCGTGAAAATATTCTTTTAACGCGCGGTAATCGAGGTTCAATTTTTTTGATTTGCTAAGTTTAATTACGATCGCGCTAATCAAGAATTTGTTTTTCAGTTTTTCTTTAAATATGCTTGAGCGGTATTCAAAATTACATTTGTCTGCCGGCAGAATTTCCTTTTGCATATCCGATAAATTCAAGCCTTCCACTTCTGTCAAACAATCCTTTAATTCGACTCCATATGCTCCAATATTTTGTATCGGCGCCGCGCCGACGGTTCCAGGAATAAGCGACAGGTTCTCAATTCCGTACCATCGATTATGCACCGAAAATTCCACAAGAGCGTCCCATGATTCGCCTGCAGATGCCCGAATCAAGACTTCGTAATCATTTTCAGAAATTACTTCGATTCCCTTTTTATTGTAATGAATTACAGTCCCGTCGAAGTCCCCCGTAAACAGGAGATTGCTGCCGCCTCCTAATATCAAATGTTTTTCAGGAAAGTTATTGCGAAAATAGTCGAGTAGCTCTTCTTCGTTATCGAATTCGATAAATTCTTTGGCTGTAGAATCTACGCCGAAGGTGTTATATTTTTTGAGCGAGAAATTAAGATGGCGTTTCATCCAATAATGTTTCCGTATTTAGAGGTTGACAAATATCCGTAATTCATACTCAAAATATAAGCCCACTTTCGAGTTTTTTCCAATTAATAACTTCAATATTTTCTCCGTCGCTTCTCAACAATAAGGCTCCCTGCTTATCCGTTCTTAGTATCCGCACATTCTTCCTATTCAACAAATCTATAATTTCCGGCGACGGGTGATTAAAATAATTTCCTTCGCCGGCGGAAATGATTGCGTAAGAAGGCTTGACGCATTTCAGAAATTTTTCTGAAGTGCTTGTTTTGCTTCCGTGATGCGCTACTTTTAATACATCCGATTGCAGAAATTCCCCGCAACGATTTATAAGAACGCTTTCAATTTTTTTTGACGCATCTCCGGTAAATAGGAACGAAGTGCTCCCATAAACAATTTTCAAAATTCCGCTTCTATCGTTGGAATTTAGAAGAACGTCGTCTTTATTAACGTTCATAACATAAATGCGGGATTTCGGATGTTTAATAATTTTATTTTCATAATACTCATACGGTACTTGTTTGCTCATTAAAAGATTTTCCAGTTCAAT comes from Melioribacter roseus P3M-2 and encodes:
- the murB gene encoding UDP-N-acetylmuramate dehydrogenase, which encodes MKRHLNFSLKKYNTFGVDSTAKEFIEFDNEEELLDYFRNNFPEKHLILGGGSNLLFTGDFDGTVIHYNKKGIEVISENDYEVLIRASAGESWDALVEFSVHNRWYGIENLSLIPGTVGAAPIQNIGAYGVELKDCLTEVEGLNLSDMQKEILPADKCNFEYRSSIFKEKLKNKFLISAIVIKLSKSKKLNLDYRALKEYFHGKNIDDIDIEDVRNGVIAIRKSKLPDPSELGNAGSFFKNPAVNINRLDSLQSLYKDIPYHKIDEKTYKIPAAWLIEKSGMKGKRMGNVGVHKSQALVIVNYGNASGKEILEFAEMVRRAVYENFGIELEYEVNII